In Aegilops tauschii subsp. strangulata cultivar AL8/78 chromosome 3, Aet v6.0, whole genome shotgun sequence, one genomic interval encodes:
- the LOC120962081 gene encoding uncharacterized protein yields the protein MLPEVSRGRRRPEMAPASASASVAPPVGARCAVCRGVDISVPHQANCSHWFCGHCIVGVWLQGSVLRPSNCPVCRRPITLLVPSEVASLLRDEPEIAPVMNRIEQYNGRFAGVPHSMIQWLLDQPFYMRRMLAEFRDTRQEPPSSFKIQVALAATLALVYLASPIDLFPEAFLGYRGLLDDILVLIVAYAFISAAYRDILVARHAV from the exons ATGCTTCCAGAAGTTTCCAGAGGACGGCGCCGCCCCGAGATGGCCCcggcctccgcctccgcctccgtggcCCCTCCCGTCGGCGCGCGCTGCGCCGTGTGCCGCGGCGTCGACATCTCCGTCCCCCACCAGGCCAACTGCTCCCACTGGTTCTGCG GACATTGCATTGTGGGGGTGTGGCTACAGGGATCTGTCCTTCGGCCATCCAATTGCCCTGTTTGTCGTCGCCCCATAACGCTGCTGGTACCATCTGAAGTTGCTTCCCTGCTGCGTGATGAGCCAGAAATCGCTCCTGTCATGAACCGAATTGAGCAGTACAATGGCCGTTTTGCTGGAGTACCTCACAGTATGATTCAG TGGTTGCTGGACCAGCCCTTTTACATGAGGAGGATGCTGGCAGAATTCAGAGACACACGCCAAGAACCTCCCTCCTCCTTCAAAATCCAAGTCGCATTGGCA GCAACCCTCGCTCTGGTGTACCTCGCAAGCCCTATAGACCTTTTCCCTGAAG CTTTCCTGGGGTACCGTGGTCTGCTGGACGACATCCTGGTGCTCATCGTCGCGTACGCCTTCATCTCCGCCGCCTACCGGGACATCCTCGTTGCCCGACACGCCGTGTGA
- the LOC141042555 gene encoding serpin-Z2A-like — protein MGDQEAERPSKKARGSSSPPAMSSDGLTAFALRVAKKLAEGDGARDSNIAFSPLSLYTTLGLVAAGARGRTLDQLLALLGAASSDELAGFVSCLAADPSGSGGPVITYAYGVFHQKHMELTPDFLHTAAESYNAEIRAVDFAEGDRKKIRKEINKWAAAATNNLISEILPERSLSQLSRFVLTNAIYFKGVWETRFPQKLTENSQFYRLGDADPVHVPFMTLPGECKLFASQGKGFKLLKLPYKAGDSSTSPAAMSSRYSMCVFLPDDNDGLHAMVTALAEVGGSLLDHVPKHRSSVRKLMLPKFKMSFFCRLAKVLQGLGLRDAFSESADLSGLATKIDCDVRLDEVFHKAVLEVNEEGTVAAACTAVTGRVKQCARRPMEFVADHPFAFYIVEEVSGAVVFAGHVLDPSSPQ, from the exons ATGGGAGACCAGGAGGCGGAGAGGCCAAGCAAGAAGGCGCGCGGGTCGTCGTCGCCACCGGCCATGAGCTCCGACGGCCTGACGGCGTTCGCGCTCCGCGTGGCCAAGAAGCTCGCTGAGGGAGACGGCGCCAGGGACAGCAACATCGCCTTCTCGCCGCTGTCCCTCTACACCACGCTCGGCCTGGTGGCCGCCGGAGCCCGCGGCAGAACCCTGGATCAGCTTCTAGCCCTGCTCGGCGCCGCGTCATCCGACGAGCTCGCTGGGTTCGTGAGCTGCCTCGCCGCCGACCCGTCCGGCTCCGGTGGGCCGGTCATCACCTACGCCTATGGCGTGTTTCACCAGAAACACATGGAGCTCACGCCTGACTTCCTCCACACCGCCGCCGAGTCCTATAATGCTGAGATACGCGCCGTCGACTTCGCCGAG GGTGATAGGAAGAAGATCAGGAAAGAGATCAACaagtgggcggcggcggcgacgaacaATCTCATCTCGGAGATCCTGCCGGAGAGGTCATTGTCCCAACTTTCAAGGTTCGTGCTCACCAACGCCATCTACTTCAAGGGTGTCTGGGAGACCCGCTTCCCCCAAAAGCTCACCGAGAACAGCCAGTTCTACCGCCTCGGCGACGCCGACCCAGTCCACGTCCCCTTCATGACCCTGCCGGGAGAATGCAAGCTCTTCGCCTCACAGGGCAAAGGCTTCAAGTTGCTCAAACTCCCGTACAAGGCCGGTGATTCCTCCACCTCCCCTGCCGCTATGTCGTCGCGGTACTCCATGTGCGTCTTCCTCCCGGACGACAACGACGGGCTGCACGCCATGGTCACCGCTCTGGCGGAGGTGGGCGGCTCTCTGCTCGACCACGTGCCCAAGCACCGTAGCAGCGTGAGGAAGCTAATGCTGCCCAAGTTCAAGATGTCATTCTTCTGCCGCCTCGCCAAAGTCCTACAGGGCCTCGGACTCCGGGATGCATTCAGTGAGAGTGCGGATCTCTCCGGCCTCGCGACGAAGATCGACTGCGACGTGCGCCTGGACGAGGTGTTCCACAAGGCCGTCCTCGAGGTGAACGAGGAAGGCACCGTGGCTGCAGCCTGCACGGCCGTCACTGGACGCGTGAAGCAGTGTGCGAGGAGGCCGATGGAGTTCGTCGCCGACCACCCGTTCGCGTTTTATATCGTCGAGGAGGTATCCGGGGCCGTGGTCTTTGCCGGTCATGTCCTTGACCCTTCCAGCCCACAGTAG
- the LOC123497705 gene encoding serpin-Z2A-like, with protein sequence MELTPDFLHTATESYSAEIRAVDFAKDEVREETRKEINLWAAAATNNLILEILPEGSLTDLSRFVLTNAIYFKGAWETRFPKKLTEDREFYRLDGADPVEVPFMTLPGECQLFVSYNEGFKVLKLPYKAGDDAMSRYSMCVFLPDEEEGLHDMVRSLEEVGGSLLDHVPMYHSSVREILLPMFKLSFFCGLSKVLRGLGVQEAFSKEADLSGIMEKSVCDVRLDEVFHKAVVEVNEEGTVAAACTAVVGRKKQCARRSLEFIADHPFAFYIVEEVSGAVVFAGHVLDPSSSQ encoded by the exons ATGGAGCTCACGCCGGACTTTCTCCACACCGCCACCGAGTCCTACAGCGCCGAAATACGCGCAGTGGACTTCGCTAAG GATGAGGTCAGGGAGGAGACCAGGAAGGAGATCAACCTGTGGGCGGCGGCAGCGACGAACAATCTCATCTTGGAGATCTTGCCCGAGGGTTCATTGACCGACCTCTCGAGGTTCGTGCTCACCAACGCCATCTACTTCAAGGGTGCGTGGGAGACCCGCTTTCCCAAGAAGCTCACCGAAGACCGCGAGTTCTACCGCCTTGACGGCGCTGATCCCGTGGAAGTCCCCTTCATGACCCTGCCAGGAGAATGCCAGCTCTTCGTCTCATACAACGAAGGCTTCAAGGTGCTGAAGCTCCCGTACAAGGCTGGTGACGATGCCATGTCGCGGTACTCCATGTGCGTCTTCCTCCCGGACGAGGAAGAGGGGTTGCATGACATGGTCCGCTCTCTGGAGGAGGTGGGCGGCTCCCTGCTCGACCACGTGCCGATGTACCATAGCAGCGTGAGGGAGATTCTGCTGCCCATGTTCAAGCTGTCATTCTTCTGCGGTCTCTCCAAAGTCCTTCGTGGCCTAGGAGTCCAGGAGGCATTCAGCAAGGAGGCCGACCTGTCCGGTATCATGGAGAAGAGCGTCTGCGACGTGCGCTTGGACGAGGTGTTCCACAAGGCCGTCGTCGAAGTGAACGAGGAAGGCACCGTGGCAGCTGCGTGCACTGCCGTCGTTGGCCGCAAGAAGCAATGTGCAAGGAGATCGTTGGAGTTCATCGCCGACCACCCGTTCGCGTTTTATATCGTGGAGGAGGTGTCAGGGGCCGTGGTCTTTGCCGGTCATGTACTCGACCCTTCTAGCTCACAGTAA